A genomic segment from Perca flavescens isolate YP-PL-M2 chromosome 13, PFLA_1.0, whole genome shotgun sequence encodes:
- the tpte gene encoding putative tyrosine-protein phosphatase TPTE — MSSVYFSPGSDSGVNGNIAKMEDAKVEIDDGKDESVVPDTMYHNIRKKIAPFVMSFGFRIFGVILILVDFVLVIVDLSLPAKSREVGDALEAVSLTISLFFLADVLLRVYVEGFKVYFRSMLNIIDACVVVITLVVTMIYTFTDLSGVELIPRVVTFLRFLRIIILVRVFRLAAQRKELEKVTRRMVSENKRRYQKDGFDLDLTYVTDRVIAMSFPSSGKQSFYRNPIREVARFLDTKHQDHYKVYNLCSEKGYDPQFFHYKVERVFIDDHNVPSLEDMLKYTANVREWMSADPKNIIAIHCKGGKGRTGTMVCTWFIDSDQFESAQESLEYFGERRTDKSQSSKFQGVETPSQSRYVGYYEIMKDKFNRQLPPPQSLRIKSIRIHSIAGVGKGDGSDLKVKIIVKKELVFQCVCAKQENCTVFPDVGANAAVISLQNGPVVEGDVKIMFESSAGLPKGYEDVPFYFWFNTSFIEDNKLFLPREELDNPHKPKTWDLYKEDFGVTMFFSEP, encoded by the exons ATGTCCTCTGTCTATTTCAGTCCAGGGTCGGATTCAGGTGTAAATGG AAACATTGCAAAAATGGAGGATGCTAAAGTGGAGATTGACGATGGAAAGGATGAGAGTGTGGTACCAGACACAATGTATCA CAATATCCGGAAGAAAATAGCACCTTTTGTTATGTCCTTTGGATTTCG TATATTTGGAGTGATATTGATCCTAGTGGACTTTGTGCTGGTCATTGTGGACTTATCCCTGCCAGCCAAGAGCAGAGAGGTTGGAGATGCCTTAGAGGCCGTGTCCCTCACTATCTCCCTCTTCTTTCTTGCTGACGTTCTCTTGCGGGTCTATGTAGAAGG GTTCAAAGTTTACTTCCGCTCCATGCTGAACATCATAGATGCCTGTGTTGTGGTTATCACGCTGGTGGTGACCATGATCTACACCTTCACTGACCTGTCAGGAGTCGAGCTCATCCCCAG ggTGGTGACATTTCTCCGTTTCCTGAGAATAATAATCCTGGTGAGAGTTTTCAGACTGGCAGCTCAGAGGAAAGAGCTGGAGAAGGTCACCAGGAGGATG GTTTCTGAGAACAAGCGCCGTTATCAGAAGGATGGATTTGATCTTGATCTTACCTATGTCACAG ACCGTGTCATTGCCATGTCTTTCCCCTCCTCCGGGAAGCAGTCATTCTACAGGAATCCAATCAGG GAAGTGGCGAGATTCCTGGACACTAAACACCAAGACCACTATAAAGTTTACAACCTGTGCA GTGAGAAAGGCTACGACCCCCAGTTTTTCCACTACAAGGTTGAACGGGTGTTTATTGATGACCACAACGTCCCTTCGTTGGA GGACATGCTAAAATACACAGCAAACGTGAGGGAGTGGATGTCCGCTGATCCCAAAAACATAATCGCTATTCACTGTAAAGGAGGGAAAG GACGCACAGGTACTATGGTGTGCACCTGGTTTATTGACAGCGACCAGTTTGAGAGCGCACAG GAAAGTCTGGAGTATTTTGGTGAGAGGAGGACAGACAAGAGTCAGAGCTCCAAATTTCAGGGAGTGGAGACTCCCTCTCAG AGCCGGTACGTGGGGTACTACGAGATCATGAAGGACAAGTTCAATAGACAGCTGCCTCCACCTCAAAGCCTCCGGATCAAGAGCATCCGCATCCATTCCATAGCAG GTGTGGGTAAAGGTGATGGTAGTGATCTCAAGGTGAAGATAATTGTGAAGAAAGAGCTggtatttcaatgtgtgtgtgccaaACAGGAGAACTGTACA gtGTTTCCGGATGTGGGTGCTAATGCAGCAGTCATCAGCCTACAGAATGGGCCTGTGGTTGAAGGGGATGTGAAGATCATGTTTGAATCCAGTGCA GGTCTTCCAAAAGGATACGAAGATGTTCCGTTCTACTTCTGGTTCAATACCTCCTTCATAGAGGACAACAA GCTGTTTCTACCCAGGGAGGAGCTAGACAACCCACACAAACCAAAAACCTGGGACCTGTACAAGGAGGACTTTGGGGTCACTATGTTCTTCTCAGAACCATAA
- the smpd1 gene encoding sphingomyelin phosphodiesterase, translating to MRLPTLLSSFGLITCTLVLMLPLFGSCHPAPTSEEPRLVFMNQFSFLKVGFNWRNVTCPLCKAIFTILDIALLSDSNEERVARAVGEACIRLHLADERVCREITELFRDDFIRALQQSLLWPTEACSLLVGPSCGKFDIYAAWNITLPKVPKPPVTPPSPPKPGSPQSRVLFLTDVHWDQEYVAGSAADCKDPLCCRKDSGYPSWRRREAGYWGTYSKCDLPLWTVENLLENAARDGPWDWVYWTGDIPAHNVWSQTRKQQLSELTVISRLINKHLGPNVTVYPAVGNHESTPVNSFPPPFVHGNRSCAWLYDTMAEEWAPWLPEQALKTLRYGGFYTVEIQPGLRLVSLNMNFCARENFWLMVNSTDPANQLQWLVHILQASEDKGEKVHIIGHIPPGLCLGSWSWNYYHIVNRYESTVTGQFFGHTHMDEFQMFYDEATMTRPLGVAFIAPSVTTYINLNPGFRVYYVDGNYKGSSRLVLDHETYILNLTEVNHSPGAPSSPEQNPKWTLLYRATEAYGLTSLFPSDYDGMMRTFISDDRVFQKFWYLRHKGHVSEPCKETCKTSLLCFLRSGRYDELEQCDLYYGFGGKLARAARKTLC from the exons ATGAGGCTCCCAACGCTGCTGTCCTCTTTCGGGCTGATAACCTGCACTCTGGTTTTAATGTTGCCGCTGTTTGGGTCCTGTCATCCAGCACCGACCTCAGAGGAGCCAAGGCTGGTGTTCATGAATCAGTTTAGCTTTCTAAAGGTCGGATTTAACTGGAGAAATGTCACCTGCCCCTTGTGCAAAGCCATCTTCACCATCCTTGATATCGCCCTTCTG AGTGACTCCAATGAAGAGCGAGTGGCCCGTGCAGTAGGTGAGGCGTGTATCCGTTTACATCTGGCTGATGAGCGTGTGTGTCGAGAAATAACGGAGTTGTTCCGGGATGACTTCATCCGGGCTCTGCAGCAGTCCTTGCTGTGGCCCACTGAAGCGTGCTCCCTGCTGGTGGGCCCTTCCTGTGGCAAATTTGATATATATGCTGCCTGGAATATCACCTTGCCAAAGGTCCCTAAGCCCCCTGTTACACCAccctctcctcccaaacctggTTCTCCACAGAGCAGGGTCCTGTTTCTAACTGACGTCCACTGGGACCAG GAGTATGTAGCTGGCAGCGCTGCAGACTGCAAAGACCCTCTGTGTTGTCGTAAAGACTCCGGCTATCCCAGCTGGAGGCGAAGGGAGGCTGGGTACTGGGGGACCTACAGTAAGTGTGACCTGCCTCTATGGACGGTGGAGAACCTCCTGGAAAATGCTGCCAGAGACGGACCCTGGGACTGGGTGTACTGGACAGGAGACATACCAGCGCACAATGTCTGGTCTCAGACCAGGAAACAGCAGCTGTCAGAGCTTACGGTCATCTCCAGGCTCATCAACAA ACACCTGGGACCTAATGTGACCGTTTACCCTGCTGTAGGGAACCACGAGAGTACGCCAGTGAACAGCTTCCCACCACCCTTCGTTCATGGCAACAGATCATGCGCCTGGCTCTACGATACAATGGCAGAGGAATGGGCACCATGGTTACCAGAGCAGGCTTTGAAGACTTTGAG ATATGGAGGATTCTACACAGTGGAGATTCAGCCTGGTCTAAGGTTGGTCTCTCTCAACATGAACTTTTGTGCCCGAGAAAACTTCTGGCTGATGGTGAACTCTACAGATCCTGCTAACCAGCTGCAGTGGCTGGTTCATATTCTCCAGGCCAGTGAGGACAAGGGAGAGAAG gtacATATCATTGGTCACATCCCCCCTGGCCTGTGTCTTGGCAGCTGGAGCTGGAACTACTATCACATTGTCAATAG ATATGAAAGTACAGTTACTGGACAGTTTTTTGGCCATACACACATGGATGAGTTCCAAATGTTTTATGACGAGGCAACCATGACTCGCCCATTGGGAGTTGCATTCATTGCTCCCAGTGTCACTACTTACATTAATCTTAACCCAG GTTTTCGTGTCTACTACGTTGATGGGAATTACAAAGGTAGCTCTCGGTTGGTGCTTGACCATGAAACCTACATCCTCAACCTCACAGAGGTAAACCACAGTCCCGGAGCGCCAAGTAGCCCAGAACAGAACCCCAAATGGACACTGCTGTACCGTGCCACTGAGGCCTATGGTCTCACCAGTCTGTTTCCTTCCGACTACGACGGAATGATGCGGACCTTTATCAGTGATGACCGGGTCTTCCAGAAGTTCTGGTACTTAAGACATAAAGGACATGTGTCAGAGCCCTGCAAGGAGACATGCAAAACGTCATTGCTCTGCTTTCTGCGAAGCGGGAGGTACGATGAGCTGGAGCAGTGCGACCTCTACTATGGTTTTGGAGGAAAGTTGGCCCGGGCTGCCAGAAAAACCCTCTGTTGA